From Candidatus Electrothrix rattekaaiensis, one genomic window encodes:
- a CDS encoding glutamate synthase-related protein — protein MKTSRCSVCGYLHSGGLDFHFCPICNAPADLFMDYTEADRDKPGHWDIRTVRMIKEMAETGEPFCEGKGTSRVFLNMDDLIFRPAVIAKMPLSETIEVTTEVVLGKAAQQPVILKTPILNAAMSYGALSKEAKMALALASSQAGTIANTGEGGMLDEERELARYLTLQYAPGRFGVTRERLVLADMVEIKLAQGAHPGTGARLPAANVSVDIAAARRIPIGEAAGSPAAHADIRGGGELAAKIFELRELTRGKPIAVKIAGGHLEDDLKAIFNQEYIPDVLVIDGGEGGTGSASVTMKDHVGLPLLYALPRVADFLRREELFHRVTLIAAGGIRHSGDVAKALALGAEGVYMGSALKVALGCTYLRQCHLGNCPHGIATQNEKLRRRLDVEQGAARIARFIRAATEEVKSVARSCGRDSVHDLDRTDLAALHSESARITGVELA, from the coding sequence ATGAAGACCTCTCGCTGCTCGGTTTGCGGTTATCTGCATTCAGGAGGTCTTGATTTTCATTTTTGTCCGATCTGCAATGCCCCGGCTGATTTGTTTATGGATTATACAGAGGCCGATCGGGATAAACCGGGGCATTGGGATATCAGGACGGTGCGGATGATTAAGGAAATGGCGGAGACAGGGGAGCCGTTTTGTGAAGGCAAGGGTACCTCAAGAGTTTTCCTGAATATGGATGATTTGATTTTCCGGCCCGCCGTGATCGCCAAAATGCCTCTTTCCGAGACGATTGAGGTCACCACGGAAGTCGTGCTCGGAAAAGCGGCTCAACAGCCTGTTATCCTGAAAACGCCGATTCTCAATGCCGCAATGTCGTATGGTGCCTTGAGCAAAGAAGCCAAAATGGCCCTGGCCCTGGCCTCGTCTCAAGCCGGAACCATCGCCAATACCGGAGAAGGAGGAATGCTGGACGAGGAGCGGGAGCTTGCCCGATATCTCACCCTGCAATATGCTCCGGGTCGTTTCGGCGTGACCAGGGAACGGTTGGTCCTGGCGGATATGGTGGAGATCAAGCTTGCCCAGGGTGCTCATCCGGGGACAGGGGCGCGGCTGCCGGCGGCAAATGTCAGCGTTGATATTGCCGCCGCCCGGAGAATCCCTATCGGAGAGGCTGCCGGTTCACCGGCAGCCCATGCTGATATTCGAGGCGGCGGAGAACTGGCGGCGAAAATTTTTGAACTCCGTGAACTCACGCGGGGAAAGCCGATTGCGGTGAAAATAGCCGGGGGGCATCTGGAGGATGATCTGAAGGCCATTTTTAATCAGGAATATATCCCTGATGTGTTGGTTATTGACGGCGGTGAAGGCGGAACCGGCTCCGCTTCCGTTACCATGAAGGATCATGTCGGGCTGCCCTTGCTGTACGCCCTGCCCAGGGTTGCCGACTTTCTTCGGCGGGAGGAGCTGTTTCATCGGGTGACCCTGATTGCGGCGGGCGGTATTCGTCATTCCGGAGATGTTGCCAAGGCCCTTGCTCTGGGAGCCGAGGGCGTGTATATGGGCAGTGCGTTGAAGGTCGCCCTGGGCTGTACCTATCTTCGCCAATGTCATCTCGGCAATTGTCCGCACGGCATTGCAACCCAGAATGAAAAACTGCGCAGGCGGCTTGATGTGGAACAGGGAGCAGCCCGCATTGCCCGTTTTATCCGGGCCGCGACAGAGGAAGTGAAATCCGTTGCCCGCAGCTGCGGCAGGGATTCTGTCCATGATCTTGATCGAACGGATTTGGCGGCCCTGCATTCCGAGTCGGCGCGAATTACCGGTGTTGAATTGGCCTGA
- a CDS encoding ASKHA domain-containing protein, whose protein sequence is MGDERQEYTVTFLPTGKTSRVRAGTELLKAARKAGLHVNASCGGAGVCGKCRVVVEQGKVLGGKSEKISAESFAQGYRQACSALVCEDVGIRIPEESSRRKGGLGTAIPQRNRARRHVFNMEELKQEGGWSPSVEKVCIELTPPVGHDNRADAGRLLQGLAAQYNRKCELKSLAFLQKLGTALRRENFQVTATLEVPVNPGARYRLLDIQPGYQCHRNFGLAFDIGTTTVYGVLIDLETGKFLAEASCYNPQMSYGEDVISRVIYAEKAEGLDVMQKLVIESMNQLITEMLEQAVPSERLGSGPVTRDEINSVSIAGNTTMTHLLLHLDPSSIRRVPYVPTTTFFPSFRAREIGLDLSDTCAALVYPSISSYVGGDIVAGVMASGMYSSERLTLFIDVGTNAEIVIGNRDWLACAACSAGPAFEGGGITHGIRAVEGAISDFSLHPETLEPMNITEGGKAPVGICGSGLLIIVATLFEHGLLNQSGKFNPLDHPRLRQGRSGQEYVLARQDECAVDHDIVINEVDIENFIRAKGAIFAGIATVLQQVGLQVNDLERIILAGGFGSSIDLDSAMSVGLLPEVDPDKILYLGNGSLTGSWMCELSNHIRRDVVEAVRKMTSFELSEVPGFKDQYMASMFLPHTDLELFPGIAQRVRENKKE, encoded by the coding sequence ATGGGGGACGAGCGGCAGGAGTATACAGTCACCTTTCTTCCGACCGGAAAGACAAGCCGGGTACGGGCCGGTACCGAACTGCTGAAAGCGGCGAGAAAGGCCGGGCTGCATGTAAACGCCTCCTGCGGCGGTGCCGGAGTCTGCGGCAAATGCCGGGTCGTTGTTGAGCAGGGAAAGGTTCTTGGCGGAAAAAGCGAAAAAATTTCTGCCGAATCCTTTGCCCAGGGATACCGACAGGCATGCAGCGCCTTGGTCTGTGAAGATGTCGGCATCCGTATTCCCGAGGAAAGCAGTCGGCGAAAAGGCGGGCTGGGCACGGCGATTCCGCAGCGCAATCGCGCCCGCAGGCATGTCTTTAATATGGAGGAACTCAAGCAGGAAGGGGGCTGGTCGCCCTCTGTGGAAAAGGTCTGCATTGAATTGACTCCGCCGGTCGGTCATGATAATCGGGCGGATGCCGGTCGCCTGTTGCAGGGGCTGGCTGCTCAATATAACAGAAAATGCGAACTCAAGAGCCTGGCGTTTCTCCAGAAACTGGGAACAGCCCTGCGTCGGGAAAATTTTCAGGTCACCGCCACCCTGGAAGTTCCGGTGAATCCGGGGGCGCGATATCGGCTGCTGGATATTCAACCGGGCTATCAATGCCATCGGAATTTCGGGCTGGCTTTTGATATCGGGACCACAACAGTCTACGGGGTGCTCATTGACCTTGAGACGGGAAAATTTCTTGCCGAGGCATCCTGCTATAATCCCCAGATGAGTTACGGCGAAGATGTGATCTCCAGGGTGATTTACGCTGAAAAGGCGGAAGGGCTGGATGTGATGCAGAAGCTGGTGATTGAAAGCATGAATCAGCTTATCACGGAAATGCTGGAACAGGCAGTTCCCTCGGAAAGACTGGGTTCGGGGCCTGTGACCAGGGATGAAATCAACTCCGTCTCCATTGCCGGCAATACCACCATGACCCATCTGCTCCTGCACCTGGACCCGAGCAGTATCCGTCGCGTCCCTTATGTTCCCACCACCACTTTTTTTCCTTCTTTTCGGGCGCGGGAGATAGGGCTGGATCTCTCGGATACCTGCGCCGCCCTGGTCTATCCCTCCATTTCCAGCTATGTGGGCGGAGATATCGTGGCCGGGGTCATGGCCTCGGGTATGTACAGCTCGGAGCGGCTGACCCTGTTTATTGATGTGGGGACGAATGCGGAGATCGTCATCGGCAACCGGGACTGGCTGGCCTGCGCCGCCTGTTCCGCCGGTCCGGCCTTTGAAGGCGGGGGGATTACCCACGGCATTCGGGCCGTGGAAGGCGCGATCAGCGATTTCAGTCTGCATCCGGAAACCCTGGAGCCGATGAATATCACCGAGGGCGGCAAAGCCCCTGTCGGGATATGCGGTTCCGGGCTGCTCATTATCGTGGCGACCCTGTTTGAGCACGGCCTGCTGAATCAGAGCGGGAAATTCAATCCCCTGGATCATCCCCGTCTCCGCCAGGGACGAAGCGGGCAGGAGTATGTGCTGGCCCGGCAGGATGAGTGCGCCGTTGATCATGATATCGTAATCAACGAGGTGGATATTGAGAATTTTATTCGGGCCAAGGGGGCGATCTTCGCCGGGATCGCCACCGTGCTCCAGCAGGTCGGTTTGCAGGTGAATGATCTGGAGCGGATCATTCTTGCCGGCGGCTTCGGCTCCTCTATTGATCTGGACAGTGCAATGAGTGTGGGGCTGCTGCCGGAAGTCGATCCTGACAAAATCCTGTACCTGGGAAACGGCTCCCTGACAGGCAGCTGGATGTGTGAGCTTTCCAATCATATCCGCAGGGACGTGGTGGAGGCGGTTCGGAAGATGACCAGTTTTGAACTTTCAGAAGTGCCCGGTTTCAAAGATCAGTATATGGCCTCGATGTTTCTGCCTCATACGGATCTTGAGCTGTTCCCCGGTATTGCACAGCGTGTACGAGAAAATAAAAAGGAGTGA